A single Populus alba chromosome 7, ASM523922v2, whole genome shotgun sequence DNA region contains:
- the LOC118043506 gene encoding E3 ubiquitin-protein ligase RKP isoform X3 — translation MEEEGKRVGGLSSGLAVLLNGEDRKEDSSKTRLVSSCDDFGNQPVERALEYIFGLSNKSLGPLTGPVDTKLVRSILKNEFSKFCTKFGDLVDNRDGIHISKDSCESQVVGLEEMSICGDIRIIKHRLHIESLAMFSSARSNACVWKGKWMYEVLLETCGVQQLGWATRSCPFTDHKGVGDADDSYAFDGKRVSKWNKDAEPYGQPWVVGDVIGCCINLDHDEILFYRNGVSLGVAFRGIRKMGPGSGYYPAISLSQGERCELNFGARPFKYPIQGFLPLKAPPSANLLAMQLLQCLSRLSDVQGAEGAESSLVGKMRRLKRFVSLDEVFYPVCHGICEEFFSALVGDSGSTEFVAWGPLLSFMMEVFRVQAPHDCSGFLSQKSPNKQDLQCMMPSVWWPGSGDDISNDGRSMMLTTTALSEAINKIEEKHRDLCLLVMQFVPPTTPTQLPGSVLRTFLQNILLKNRGADCNAPPLGVSSNSVLISLYSVILHFLSEGFAMRDICGWLKRCEPNGLDVGFLHRGGEQSFPVDIFLKNDPHRTDISRLGGSFSHISKSHPVHDQEAEVIRWEEGCMDDEETRVTHKTTQKPCCCSSYEIELSKISKHQIRYNTKDSRVHCSGIPDRSAYVAAECSEGSLNDEIADKPSTSDQSESDFGYCPVRDIRIVHMESDMSSATLRGEELLDTLLLLYHISVAPKFKQASYYMSHQAQSISLLEETDKQIRERACCEKLRHLKEARNKYREEVIDCVRRCAWYRISLFSRWKQRGMYATCMWIVQLLLVLSRVDSLFIYIPEFYLETLVNKYFPSITGKMMLGVFINLCLSEIVFITACEQVDCFHVLRKSDPPFVPPAIFIKQGLASFVTFVVSHFNDPRILSADLKDLLLQSISVLVQYKEYLTVFESNEAATQRMPKALLSAFDNRSWISVTNILLRLCKGSRFSSSKHGESSSSSSFVFKNLLREACINDEELFSAFLNRLFNTLSWTMTEFSVSIREMQEKYQVLEFQQRKCGVIFDLSCNLAKVLEFYTREIPQAFLSGTEMNLRRLTELTVFILNHITSTADAEFFDLSLRRHGHSPEKVNRGMILAPLVGIILNLLDARVGTECGQQNDVVGVFASMGCPDAVHCGFQYLLEYNWTRSARGDAYSGKLQQLESFLSLLVSRIELQQIERRKHEEETEADDNTCCICYSCKADARFAPCSHRSCHGCITRHLLNCHRCFFCNATVLEVIKIDESRA, via the exons ATGGAAGAAGAGGGAAAACGGGTTGGAGGGCTTTCTTCTGGCTTGGCTGTTTTATTAAATGGCGAAGATAGAAAGGAGGATTCGTCGAAAACCCGACTTGTTTCATCTTGTGATGATTTTGGTAATCAGCCTGTGGAGCGAGCTCTTGAATATATCTTTGGTCTCTCAAACAAATCACTTGGTCCATTGACTGGTCCAGTTGACACTAAATTAGTTCgctctattttaaaaaatgagttttctaAGTTTTGTACCAAATTTGGTGATTTGGTTGATAATAGAGACGGGATTCATATCAGTAAAGATAGTTGTGAATCTCAGGTGGTCGGGCTTGAAGAAATGAGCATCTGTGGTGATATTAGAATAATTAAACACCGTTTGCATATAGAAAGCTTAGCAATGTTCAGTAGTGCTAGGTCCAATGCTTGTGTTTGgaaagggaaatggatgtatgAAGTTCTATTGGAAACTTGTGGTGTACAGCAGCTTGGATGGGCAACTCGTTCTTGTCCTTTTACTGATCACAAGGGTGTAGGTGATGCAGATGATTCATATGCATTTGATGGGAAAAGGGTTAGTAAGTGGAACAAGGATGCTGAGCCATATGGTCAGCCATGGGTTGTTGGTGATGTTATTGGATGTTGCATTAACCTGGATCATGATGAGATATTGTTCTATAGAAATGGCGTATCCCTTGGAGTGGCCTTTCGTGGTATCCGCAAGATGGGACCTGGATCTGGGTATTACCCAGCAATCTCTCTTTCTCAAGGTGAACGCtgtgaattaaattttggggcTCGTCCCTTCAAGTACCCCATTCAGGGGTTCCTTCCCCTTAAAGCACCTCCTTCCGCAAATCTTTTGGCTATGCAGTTGCTTCAATGCTTATCAAGGCTGTCAGATGTGCAAGGTGCGGAGGGTGCTGAAAGTTCTTTAGTTGGTAAAATGAGAAGATTGAAGAGGTTTGTGTCACTTGATGAAGTATTTTATCCTGTCTGTCATGGGATATGTGAGGAATTCTTCTCTGCACTTGTGGGAGATTCTGGAAGTACTGAGTTTGTGGCATGGGGTCCACTTCTTTCATTCATGATGGAGGTTTTCAGAGTGCAAGCACCACATGACTGTTCAG GTTTTCTATCGCAAAAGAGTCCAAACAAGCAGGACCTTCAATGCATGATGCCTTCTGTTTGGTGGCCTGGTTCAGGTGATGATATCTCCAATGATGGAAGAAGCATGATGCTGACAACTACAGCTTTATCGGAAGCTATCAATAAG ATTGAGGAGAAGCATAGGGACCTCTGTCTCTTGGTCATGCAATTTGTACCGCCTACAACACCTACTCAATTACCTGGCTCAGTGTTGAGgacatttttacaaaatattctATTGAAGAATAGAGGAGCAGATTGCAATGCGCCACCTCTTGGAGTTTCAAGCAATTCCGTTCTTATTTCTTTGTACTCAGTTATACTTCATTTTTTATCCGAAGGATTTGCTATGAGGGACATTTGTGGCTGGTTAAAGAGGTGTGAACCCAATGGTCTTGATGTTGGATTTCTTCACAGAGGTGGTGAACAAAGTTTCCCTGTagatatttttctcaaaaatgaTCCTCATCGAACTGACATTTCTAGACTTGGGGGATCATTTAGTCATATCTCAAAATCTCATCCTGTACATGATCAAGAAGCAGAAGTAATCCGGTGGGAGGAAGGTTGTATGGATGATGAAGAAACAAGAGTAACACATAAAACCACACAGAAACCATGTTGTTGTTCAAGTTATGAGATTGAATTGTCAAAAATCTCCAAGCATCAAATTAGATACAACACTAAAGATTCTCGTGTCCATTGTAGTGGTATTCCAGACAGGTCTGCTTATGTGGCTGCAGAATGCAGTGAAGGAAGTTTGAATGATGAGATAGCCGACAAACCTAGTACAAGTGATCAATCTGAATCTGATTTTGGTTATTGTCCAGTGCGAGATATTAGGATTGTGCACATGGAGAGTGATATGTCTTCAGCAACACTGAGAGGAGAAGAACTTCTAGATACATTGCTATTGCTGTATCACATAAGTGTTGCACCAAAGTTTAAGCAG GCATCATACTACATGTCTCATCAGGCACAGTCAATATCACTCCTGGAAGAAACTGACAAACAAATAAGAGAACGTGCTTGTTGTGAGAAATTAAGACACCTGAAAGAAGCTCGTAATAAATACCGTGAAGAAGTAATTGATTGTGTAAGACGTTGTGCATG GTATCGCATCTCTCTTTTCTCACGGTGGAAGCAACGAGGAATGTATGCAACATGCATGTGGATAGTCCAACTACTTCTTGTTCTTAGCAGAGTGGATTCCCTATTTATTTATATTCCTGAGTTTTATCTTGAAACCCTGGTAAATAAATACTTCCCTTCAATCACTGGCAAGATGATGTTGGGTGTATTTATCAACCTGTGTCTGTCTGAAATAGTGTTTATTACAGCTTGTGAGCAG GTTGATTGCTTCCATGTGCTGCGCAAGAGTGACCCCCCATTTGTACCCCCTGCAATATTTATTAAGCAAGGACTTGCTTCATTT GTAACTTTTGTTGTTTCCCACTTCAATGATCCGAGGATATTGAGTGCTGACCTCAAGGATCTTCTCCTCCAATCTATTTCAGTACTGGTACAGTATAAGGAGTATTTGACAGTGTTTGAGAGCAATGAAGCGGCCACGCAAAGAATGCCAAAAGCACTATTGTCGGCATTTGACAACAGATCTTGGATCTCAGTGACTAACATTCTTTTGCGGTTGTGCAAGGGTTCTCGTTTCAGTTCTTCAAAGCATGGGGAGTCATCGTCATCATCGTCatttgttttcaag AACTTGTTGCGGGAAGCTTGCATCAATGATGAAGAGTTGTTCTCAGCTTTTCTGAATCGACTATTTAATACACTCAGCTGGACGATGACTGAATTCTCAGTATCCATTCgggaaatgcaagaaaaataccAG GTTTTGGAGTTTCAGCAAAGAAAATGTGGTGTCATATTTGATCTCTCGTGCAACCTTGCAAAGGTTTTGGAGTTCTATACTCGTGAAATCCCTCAAGCATTCCTATCTGGAACTGAGATGAACCTTCGGAGGCTAACTGAACTGACAGTCTTTATTCTCAACCACATTACCTCAACTGCGGATGCCGAGTTTTTTGATCT GTCACTTAGACGACATGGTCATTCTCCAGAAAAAGTAAATCGAGGCATGATATTAGCACCTCTTGTAGGGATCATCTTGAATTTGTTGGATGCAAGGGTGGGGACGGAATGTGGACAACAGAATGATGTTGTGGGTGTTTTTGCAAGCATGGGCTGCCCTGATGCTGTGCACTGTGGATTCCAGTATCTCTTAGAGTACAACTGG ACTAGGTCCGCAAGAGGGGATGCCTACAGTGGAAAACTTCAGCAGCTAGAGAGTTTCTTGAGCCTCCTTGTTAGCAGGATTGAGTTGCAACAAATTGAAAGAAGGAAACATGAGGAAGAGACAGAAGCTGATGATAATACTTGCTGCATTTGTTATTCTTGTAAAGCTGATGCAAGGTTTGCCCCTTGTTCACATAGGTCCTGCCATGGCTGCATAACCAGGCATCTTTTAAATTGTCATAGATGTTTCTTTTGCAATGCAACAGTCTTGGAGGTTATCAAGATTGATGAAAGCAGAGCTTAA